The Doryrhamphus excisus isolate RoL2022-K1 chromosome 1, RoL_Dexc_1.0, whole genome shotgun sequence genome includes a window with the following:
- the mogs gene encoding mannosyl-oligosaccharide glucosidase — protein sequence MGRQRKRVVTSEAAPLLRKDEKPPVFHRKEKKKKVDIGKIFINISIGLSVVSLGWFFYALYMRSSLAKRVVTLHTSPRVLDANSSSAQVSPERFWGSYRPQVYFGMKTRSPRSIVTGMMWMRQFSDMDVILRHTCEQEDRLQSYGWLMHDGVTFGVQEIRDNDFTLTTEFVKRMGGDHGGDWTWRVTAKQHSSAPKAPVISLMFYAAADTQGSLEAHVEEKSRLASITGVSEELGNFKITFRKPVTGELSSPKYASYNYLQTVSPGLEKLTTIVMHSLNRRFVYNPPSGEKRHYIAVDTYKPPHPQQKPPDARKESDFVVHQVTVQTPFQIEVLFESGSFHSRHDQLVGPIMTEELEKRKAEFDAKFEKTFGLERKGYSQPHIKLGKAALSNMLGGMGYFYGQSVVQSIYNEYPLLYPEGALFTAVPSRSFFPRGFLWDEGFHQLLLSKWDPQVTREAVSHWIDLMNMEGWIPREQILGDEAHSKVPAEFVVQRNENANPPTLFLALEKLIEQFSLNPASTESQPTLPFLRRLYPRLKTWFEWYNTTQRGPLLNSYRWRGRDKDTNLFLNPKTLTSGLDDYPRASHPSADERHVDLHCWMALASGIMARIAQLLGEPHQDYEVTHKVLTDNNLLNERHWSEQLRAFCDYGNHTQAVTLQQEVYIPPGQHRHQFTPVARLVRHVRKAPKLQYVNALGYISLFPFLLHVLQPDSPKIEHILNDMKDPNKLWTPYGLRSLSKTDPMYMKRNTEHDAPYWRGPIWINVNYLAVRALHHYSNTKGPYQEQAAALYEDLRTSIISNVYRQYTETGYIWEQYSDTTGRGQGSHPFTGWSSLTLLMMAEQY from the exons ATGGGCAGGCAGAGAAAGAGGGTGGTGACCAGCGAGGCTGCCCCTCTTCTGAGAAAAGATGAGAAGCCCCCAGTGTTCCAccgcaaagagaaaaaaaagaaagtcgaCATTGGCAAAATTTTCATCAACATCTCAATAGGCCTTTCTGTGGTCAGCCTGGGCTGGTTCTTCTATGCCCTATACATGAGATCCAGTCTGGCCAAACGGGTAGTGACCTTGCACACGTCACCTCGTGTTCTTGATGCCAATTCCAGCAGTGCCCAAGTCTCCCCAGAGAGGTTCTGGGGTTCTTACAGGCCTCAAGTCTATTTTGGCATGAAAACGAGGAGTCCAAGGTCAATTGTGACAG GTATGATGTGGATGCGGCAGTTTTCGGACATGGATGTAATCCTGAGACACACATGTGAGCAGGAAGATCGCTTGCAGAGTTATGGCTGGCTAATGCATGATGGGGTCACGTTTGGCGTCCAGGAGATCAGAGACAATGATTTCACACTGACCACAGAGTTTGTCAAGAGGATGGGAGGAGATCACGGTGGCGACTGGACCTGGAGAGTCACTGCTAAACAACAT AGCTCTGCCCCGAAGGCGCCAGTCATCTCTCTGATGTTCTACGCAGCTGCAGATACTCAAGGCTCACTGGAGGCTCATGTGGAGGAGAAAAGCCGCCTCGCTTCCATTACTGGTGTCTCCGAAGAGCTTGGCAATTTCAAAATCACATTCCGAAAACCAGTTACCGGGGAATTATCCAGTCCCAAATATGCAAG TTACAACTACCTTCAGACTGTCTCTCCCGGCTTGGAGAAGCTGACGACCATTGTGATGCACAGTCTGAATCGCAGGTTTGTCTACAATCCGCCATCTGGTGAAAAGAGGCATTACATTGCTGTGGACACCTACAAGCCCCCTCATCCCCAACAGAAACCCCCTGATGCGAGAAAAGAGAGCGACTTTGTCGTTCACCAAGTCACCGTCCAAACACCATTTCAAATTGAAGTTCTTTTTGAGTCTGGTAGCTTCCACAGCCGGCATGACCAGCTCGTGGGCCCGATCATGACAGAAGAGCTAGAGAAGAGGAAAGCCGAGTTTGACGCAAAGTTTGAAAAGACGTTTGGGCTTGAGAGGAAAGGCTATAGTCAGCCACACATCAAGTTAGGCAAAGCGGCACTCAGCAACATGTTGGGTGGAATGGGCTACTTCTACGGCCAGTCAGTGGTACAGTCCATCTACAATGAATACCCGCTCCTGTACCCTGAAGGTGCGTTATTTACTGCAGTCCCATCCCGCTCTTTCTTCCCCAGAGGTTTTCTTTGGGATGAGGGTTTTCACCAACTGCTGCTGAGTAAGTGGGATCCGCAGGTGACAAGAGAGGCTGTTTCCCACTGGATAGACTTGATGAATATGGAGGGCTGGATCCCCCGTGAGCAGATCCTGGGAGACGAAGCTCACAGTAAGGTCCCTGCTGAGTTTGTAGTTCAGCGGAATGAGAACGCCAATCCGCCCACACTCTTTTTAGCTCTTGAGAAACTAATTGAACAGTTCTCATTAAATCCAGCCAGCACTGAGTCTCAGCCAACCTTGCCTTTTCTCAGACGACTGTACCCCAGACTAAAAACCTGGTTTGAGTGGTACAACACCACTCAGCGGGGACCTCTGCTAAACTCGTACCGCTGGCGTGGACGAGACAAAGACACCAATCTCTTCCTCAATCCTAAGACTTTGACATCGGGTCTTGACGATTACCCACGGGCCTCACACCCTTCAGCCGATGAGCGCCATGTGGACTTGCACTGCTGGATGGCTTTGGCCTCAGGCATCATGGCTCGAATTGCTCAGCTTTTAGGTGAACCCCACCAGGACTATGAAGTGACCCACAAAGTGCTCACCGACAACAACCTGCTGAATGAGCGCCACTGGTCCGAACAACTTCGTGCTTTCTGCGACTATGGCAACCACactcaggcagtgaccttgcaGCAGGAGGTGTACATCCCCCCTGGACAACATCGCCATCAGTTCACCCCTGTTGCACGACTCGTGCGCCATGTCCGCAAGGCTCCCAAACTCCAGTATGTCAACGCTTTGGGTTATATTAGTTTGTTCCCTTTCTTACTGCACGTCCTCCAGCCGGACTCACCCAAAATAGAACACATTCTTAATGACATGAAGGATCCCAATAAGTTGTGGACACCTTACGGCCTGCGTTCCCTCTCAAAGACAGATCCCATGTATATGAAACGCAACACAGAACATGATGCCCCCTACTGGAGAGGGCCGATATGGATTAATGTAAACTACCTGGCAGTGAGAGCCCTTCACCACTATAGCAACACAAAGGGGCCATATCAAGAACAGGCAGCCGCTCTTTATGAGGATCTCAGGACAAGCATTATCAGTAATGTGTACAGACAGTACACTGAAACAGGCTATATCTGGGAACAGTACAGTGACACCACTGGCAGGGGTCAAGGAAGCCACCCCTTCACTGGCTGGTCATCCCTAACATTGTTAATGATGGCTGAACAGTACTAA